In Gemmatimonas sp., a single genomic region encodes these proteins:
- a CDS encoding FeoA family protein: MAQIQLPTLQSQNTSAARTTCALNACPAGTRVTVVDIECSGDEACRLRALGFCEGTSVNVIDARDAMLLEVRGTRLALGSALTAGITVQLVNARS; encoded by the coding sequence GTGGCCCAGATTCAGCTCCCTACCCTGCAGTCGCAAAACACCTCCGCCGCACGGACAACGTGCGCGCTGAACGCGTGTCCGGCAGGGACTCGGGTCACCGTCGTGGACATCGAATGCTCAGGTGACGAGGCCTGCCGCCTTCGCGCGCTGGGCTTTTGTGAAGGCACCAGCGTCAACGTCATCGACGCGCGCGATGCCATGCTCCTCGAGGTGCGGGGTACCCGCCTCGCGCTCGGTTCGGCGCTCACGGCCGGCATCACCGTTCAGCTCGTCAACGCGCGCTCGTAG
- a CDS encoding TlpA disulfide reductase family protein: MTAKQQWLVVLGIVAVLVGGAFTASHFLKDELTSVSIGSDAPGFAAKTLTATPAMKTLTDYRGDVVLLNIWATWCIPCRTEMPSIEAVHQALGPKGLKVVAVSVDNEGEQQKILDFAKEFKLTFEMLHDPDGSIQSIYRTTGVPETFVIGRDGVIRRKMIGAEDWNSEGNQRLLSSLLAEPKP, encoded by the coding sequence ATGACGGCCAAACAACAGTGGCTCGTGGTGCTCGGTATCGTGGCCGTGCTGGTGGGCGGCGCATTCACCGCCTCGCACTTTCTGAAGGACGAACTCACCAGCGTTTCGATCGGCTCCGACGCGCCGGGCTTTGCTGCGAAGACGCTCACGGCCACGCCGGCCATGAAGACGCTTACCGATTATCGCGGCGACGTCGTGCTGCTGAATATCTGGGCTACGTGGTGCATTCCGTGCCGCACCGAGATGCCCAGCATCGAAGCCGTGCATCAGGCGCTCGGACCCAAGGGACTGAAGGTCGTGGCCGTGAGCGTCGACAACGAAGGCGAGCAGCAGAAGATCCTCGATTTCGCGAAGGAGTTCAAACTGACCTTCGAGATGTTGCACGATCCGGACGGTTCGATCCAGAGCATTTACCGAACCACGGGCGTTCCCGAAACGTTCGTGATCGGTCGTGACGGTGTGATCCGCAGGAAGATGATCGGTGCGGAAGACTGGAACTCCGAAGGCAATCAGCGACTGCTCTCGTCGTTGCTGGCCGAACCCAAGCCGTAG
- a CDS encoding prolipoprotein diacylglyceryl transferase, with translation MHPIIHHPTVFKFGFLELTGFGLAVLMAFVIAQIVCQREFWRRGQNAEAEAMPDIVLAALIGTLIGAKTYYVVLTGDPSAFFSRGGFVFWGGFIGAVGLCYATIKYKKLSFLKIADVCGIGIAAGYAVGRTGCWAVGDDYGRPFNGFFATQFPEGAPPSTAAVMSQQFGVQFPAGTNMSDVIAVYPTQLYETIMGFVMFAILWRFRKHANLPGWLFGLYCIVAGIERFIVEFFRAKDDRLVMGFSTAQIIGIAILTIGVALMAARTKRSGPLATA, from the coding sequence GTGCATCCCATCATCCACCACCCCACGGTCTTCAAGTTCGGCTTTCTCGAACTGACCGGATTCGGACTCGCCGTCCTTATGGCGTTCGTGATCGCGCAGATCGTCTGCCAGCGCGAGTTCTGGCGCCGTGGACAGAATGCGGAAGCGGAGGCGATGCCGGACATTGTGCTGGCGGCACTGATCGGCACGCTCATCGGAGCGAAGACGTACTACGTGGTGCTCACCGGCGACCCGTCGGCCTTCTTCAGCCGCGGCGGCTTCGTGTTCTGGGGCGGCTTTATCGGTGCCGTCGGTCTGTGCTACGCGACGATCAAGTACAAGAAGCTGAGCTTCCTGAAGATCGCCGACGTCTGCGGGATCGGCATCGCCGCCGGCTACGCCGTGGGTCGCACTGGCTGCTGGGCGGTGGGGGATGACTACGGTCGCCCGTTCAACGGCTTCTTCGCCACGCAGTTTCCCGAGGGCGCCCCGCCAAGCACCGCGGCCGTGATGTCGCAACAGTTCGGCGTCCAGTTCCCCGCCGGCACGAACATGTCGGATGTGATCGCGGTGTATCCCACGCAGCTGTATGAGACGATCATGGGCTTCGTGATGTTCGCGATCCTGTGGCGCTTCCGGAAGCACGCAAATCTGCCGGGCTGGCTGTTCGGCCTGTACTGTATTGTGGCCGGCATCGAGCGGTTTATCGTCGAGTTCTTCCGTGCGAAGGATGACCGGTTGGTGATGGGATTCTCGACGGCGCAGATCATCGGCATTGCGATTCTGACGATCGGCGTGGCGTTGATGGCGGCGAGGACGAAGCGGAGTGGCCCGCTGGCGACGGCTTGA
- the tsaD gene encoding tRNA (adenosine(37)-N6)-threonylcarbamoyltransferase complex transferase subunit TsaD has protein sequence MSDIASGIACDSAPRRVLGIETSCDETSAAVVFGTPTDMRLESLVILSQDVHRLFGGVVPEIASRQHLTGIVPAVRTAMSDANVSFDDLDAIAVTHAPGLVGALLVGTSYAKALGYTHNTPVVPVHHLEGHLFATLLEHPEAKPPFTALLVSGGHTLLLDVEAWGRYRLLGQTRDDAAGEAFDKVAKLLGLPYPGGRPLEELARTADSPVHKHPHRFPRPMLRKSAEPGDDDYYDCSFSGLKTAAMYAVRDAEKAGVLDEQRASIARGFQDALIETLAEKVARAARRYRRTRVVLGGGVACNQALQEAIRERVAPRGTVFAPMPRLATDNAAMIAAAGLFRFEAGERADSTMTAQASLPIPGIFS, from the coding sequence ATGTCTGACATCGCGTCTGGTATCGCCTGTGATAGCGCGCCGCGCCGCGTGCTCGGCATCGAGACGTCGTGCGATGAGACGTCCGCGGCCGTGGTGTTCGGTACGCCAACCGACATGCGGCTCGAGTCGCTGGTGATTCTCTCGCAGGACGTGCATCGGCTGTTCGGCGGCGTGGTGCCGGAGATCGCGAGTCGTCAGCATCTCACCGGCATCGTGCCCGCCGTACGCACCGCGATGTCCGACGCCAACGTGTCGTTTGATGATCTCGACGCGATCGCGGTCACGCACGCGCCGGGACTCGTGGGAGCACTGCTGGTGGGCACGAGCTACGCCAAGGCATTGGGCTACACGCACAACACACCGGTCGTGCCGGTGCACCATCTCGAGGGGCATCTGTTCGCGACGCTGCTCGAACACCCCGAGGCCAAGCCGCCGTTCACGGCGTTGCTGGTGAGTGGCGGGCACACACTGCTGCTCGATGTGGAAGCCTGGGGCCGCTATCGTTTGCTCGGCCAGACGCGCGACGACGCCGCCGGTGAAGCATTCGACAAAGTCGCCAAGCTGCTCGGCCTGCCGTACCCGGGTGGTCGCCCGCTCGAAGAATTGGCGCGCACCGCCGATTCGCCCGTGCACAAGCATCCACATCGCTTCCCGCGACCGATGCTGCGCAAGTCGGCCGAGCCGGGCGACGACGATTACTACGACTGTTCGTTCAGCGGTCTGAAGACCGCGGCGATGTACGCCGTGCGTGACGCCGAGAAAGCGGGTGTACTCGACGAGCAACGCGCCAGCATCGCGCGCGGCTTTCAGGATGCGCTGATCGAAACACTCGCCGAAAAGGTGGCGCGCGCCGCGCGTCGCTATCGTCGCACCCGGGTGGTGCTGGGCGGCGGTGTGGCGTGCAACCAGGCGCTGCAGGAGGCGATCCGCGAGCGGGTCGCACCGCGCGGCACCGTGTTCGCGCCCATGCCACGACTGGCCACTGACAACGCCGCCATGATCGCCGCCGCTGGGCTGTTCCGGTTCGAGGCCGGCGAGCGGGCCGATTCCACGATGACCGCACAAGCATCGCTGCCAATTCCCGGTATCTTTTCGTAA